In Anopheles gambiae chromosome 2, idAnoGambNW_F1_1, whole genome shotgun sequence, a single window of DNA contains:
- the LOC11175667 gene encoding uncharacterized protein LOC11175667 isoform X2: MAPRFEREDYKKEPYHGVKRTGTEFKRGTGTTGSRPGGGGYGGGGGGGGAGGYGGGGSRFGGGGAGGGGGGYRNKWADAGGMTKIDWSKMTLAPFKKDFYHENSIVRNRSQKEVDRYLAKHDITLIGKCPKPITEFDEIEIPDYVKREIDRQGYKSPTPIQAQGWPIALSGLNMVGVAKTGSGKTLAYMLPAIVHINHQKPDPSVRGPLVLVLAPTRELAQQIQQVATEFGSSSYIRNTCLFGGSSKGPQASDLRRGVEIVIATPGRLIDFLESGTTTLQRVTYLVLDEADRMLDMGFEPQIRKILDHVRPDRQILMWSATWPKEVQRLARDFLGDYVQINVGSLELSANHNITQHVRVIAEKDKNPELGKLLEELYHEGNPGKILIFTTTKRQCDRISMQIKRYGYDSVSMHGDKSQQERERALGRFRNSSSCILVATDVAARGLDVDGIKVVINYDYPQQTEDYVHRIGRTGRSNATGVAYTFFTMAERKQARELVNILQEAKQDIPSELLRWSQTASGSGGSTRRYGTFRGGNGGYGGGYGGGYGGGGYGGGYGGAKRPYESSSSSYSNGGGGGYGGASSSYDSRSTKHTRFDD, from the exons AT GGCTCCGAGATTCGAGCGAGAAGACTACAAGAAGGAACCGTACCACGGTGTGAAGCGCACCGGGACCGAGTTCAAGCGCGGAACTGGAACGACCGGTTCGCgccccggtggtggtggttacggtggaggtggtggtggtggcggcgccGGCGGCTATGGAGGCGGCGGTAGTCGCttcggtggtggcggtgcaggaggcggcggcggcgggtaCCGCAATAAGTGGGCGGATGCCGGCGGGATGACCAAGATCGATTGGAGCAAGATGACGCTGGCCCCGTTCAAGAAAGATTTCTACCACGAGAACTCGATCGTGCGCAATCGCTCGCAGAAGGAGGTGGATCGCTACCTGGCCAAGCACGATATCACGCTGATCGGCAAGTGCCCGAAACCGATCACCGAGTTCGACGAGATCGAAATACCCGACTACGTCAAGCGGGAGATCGACCGGCAGGGGTACAAGAGCCCGACGCCGATCCAGGCGCAGGGCTGGCCGATCGCGCTCAGCGGCCTGAACATGGTCGGCGTCGCCAAGACCGGTTCGGGCAAAACGCTCGCCTACATGCTGCCCGCGATCGTGCACATCAATCACCAGAAGCCGGACCCGTCCGTGCGCGGACCGCTGGTGCTCGTGCTGGCCCCGACCCGCGAGCTGGCGCAGCAGATCCAGCAGGTCGCGACCGAGTTCGGCTCATCGTCGTACATTCGCAACACCTGCCTGTTCGGTGGCTCGAGCAAGGGACCGCAGGCGTCGGACCTGCGCCGCGGCGTCGAGATCGTGATCGCCACGCCCGGTCGGCTGATCGATTTCCTCGAGTCCGGCACCACGACCCTGCAGCGGGTAACGTACCTGGTGCTGGACGAGGCCGATCGCATGCTGGACATGGGCTTCGAGCCGCAGATCCGCAAGATCCTCGATCACGTCCGGCCGGATCGTCAGATTCTTATGTGGTCCGCCACCTGGCCCAAGGAGGTGCAGCGTCTGGCGCGTGACTTCCTCGGCGACTACGTGCAGATCAACGTCGGTTCGCTGGAGCTGTCGGCGAATCACAACATTACGCAGCACGTGCGCGTTATTGCCGAGAAGGACAAAAACCCAGA GCTGGGCAAACTGCTGGAGGAACTGTACCATGAAGGCAATCCGGGCAAAATTCTTatcttcaccaccaccaaacgccAGTGCGATCGGATAAGTATGCAAATCAAGCGCTACGGTTATGACTCGGTATCGATGCACGGCGACAAATCGCAACAGGAGCGCGAACGCGCCCTGGGCCGCTTCCGCAATTCCAGCTCCTGCATCCTGGTAGCAACAGATGTGGCCGCCCGTGGTTTGG ACGTGGACGGCATCAAGGTGGTCATCAACTATGACTATCCGCAGCAGACGGAAGATTACGTGCACCGTATCGGACGTACCGGGCGCTCGAACGCAACCGGCGTGGCGTACACCTTCTTCACGATGGCCGAGCGCAAGCAGGCGCGCGAGCTGGTCAACATCCTGCAGGAAGCCAAGCAGGATATACCGTCCGAGCTGTTGCGCTGGAGCCAGACGgccagcggcagcggcggtaGCACCCGGCGCTACGGAACCTTCCGCGGCGGCAACGGCGGCTACGGCGGTGGTTACGGTGGCGGATATGGCGGTGGTGGCTATGGCGGCGGTTATGGTGGCGCGAAGCGACCGTACgaaagcagtagcagcagctactcgaatggcggcggcggcggctatGGTGGCGCCAGCAGTAGTTACGATTCGCGATCCACCAAACACACCCGGTTCGACGATTAA
- the LOC133391288 gene encoding girdin-like, whose amino-acid sequence MSNKSNSSSPSAYTDGGECSSSEDPAASQPGAICQEMMLQIQQMMQQGKTASLLQVVQLTIQHVEQRKEISKLQQSLKKALEERVQTKRDLIVQHNFKTNVKNLERQKQSASLRLREKLDTVNAIIKTNDEMRAQLKEDDTLARSEVDEILKVLSDITPKAAVLQNAIKKGEAIVKEASQQLSNAALEKAKLQQECRNKDYEMRCAASSMAETVQQQKAELADLVHAIQESLGQLDHEQQCLSEQEKRCDQLQSDLAAMQQNYERQKEAWETELKNKMQHLEKQNQLLDKQFNDMKSKDAEHIASLTRTLEEAIREEEAARERVEILTAKKSELESTLQNVNRNNAELEREVESCQRKKQQELELVRLKETAKANKATAAAAKEAPVAKKPNLLLSGRPKLLMFSKTGTNAQEQQNTKPAAAAAADQNITITSDSDLSCSFQNSVYFDGKY is encoded by the exons ATGTCgaacaaaagcaacagcagcagcccgagTGCATACACGGATGGTGGCGAATGTTCCTCCAGCGAGGACCCAGCAGCGAGTCAGCCAGGAGCCATCTGCCAGGAGATGATGCTGCAAATCCAGCAGATGATGCAGCAAGGTAAAACGGCCTCGTTGCTGCAAGTCGTGCAGCTAACGATACAGCACGTCGAGCAACGGAAAGAAATTTCCAAGCTGCAGCAATCGCTCAAGAAAGCTCTGGAGGAGAGAGTGCAAACCAAACGGGACCTTATCGTGCAGCACAACTTTAAAACCAACGTCAAAAATCT CGAACGCCAGAAGCAGTCCGCTTCGTTGCGCTTGCGCGAGAAGCTGGATACTGTCAATGCCATCATTAAAACGAACGACGAGATGCGCGCCCAGCTGAAGGAAGATGATACGCTGGCTCGATCGGAAGTGGACGAAATTCTGAAGGTGCTATCTGATATCACTCCGAAAG CCGCCGTCCTACAGAACGCAATCAAAAAGGGCGAAGCCATCGTGAAAGAAGCCAGCCAGCAGCTGAGCAATGCTGCGCTGGAAAAGGCCAAACTTCAGCAAGaatgtcgcaacaaggattaCGAGATGAGATGCGCCGCATCCAGCATGGCCGaaacggtgcagcagcagaaggccGAGCTTGCGGACCTGGTGCACGCCATCCAGGAGAGTCTCGGTCAGCTGGATCACGAACAGCAGTGCTTGAGCGAGCAGGAAAAACGGTGCGACCAGTTGCAATCGGACCTGGCCGCAATGCAGCAAAACTACGAACGCCAAAAAGAAGCTTGGGAGACCGagctgaaaaacaaaatgcagcaCTTGGAGAAGCAAAACCAGCTGCTGGACAAACAGTTCAACGATATGAAGTCGAAGGATGCGGAGCACATTGCAAGCTTGACGCGCACACTAGAGGAGGCGATCCGCGAGGAGGAAGCAGCTAGAGAGCGCGTCGAGATTTTGACTGCCAAAAAAAGCGAGCTGGAGAGCACTTTGCAAAACGTAAACCGCAACAATGCGGAGCTGGAACGGGAGGTCGAAAGCTGCCAGCGTAAAAAGCAGCAAGAGCTGGAGCTTGTCCGCTTGAAGGAAACTGCCAAAGCGAACAaggcgacggcggcggcggcgaagGAAGCTCCGGTTGCTAAGAAGCCGAATCTTTTGCTGAGCGGAAGGCCGAAGCTTTTGATGTTTTCCAAAACTGGTACCAACGCGCAGGAGCAGCAGAATACGAAgccggcggcggctgctgctgctgatcaaaACATTACAATTACCAGTGATAGCGAT ttaTCCTGTTCTTTCCAAAACTCGGTTTACTTTGATGGTAAATACTAG
- the LOC1274338 gene encoding hatching enzyme 1.2: protein MSRNWCWWCTVVCAVAVVGTGVRWASVSGAVILPKIPDVLNPPVPDGIDLVQQSAFLESTEQDPEVTPGLFQGDMAMDNRMYRYWRVGLNWDVFPERVWPNGTVPYAISPLYDVDDQVTILQAIRTLNFMTCVNFVPWNGKDKDFLLIWPIKYPKGCWSYVGKIGGTQIVSLQPPDDRSPNCLGNEGRAIHELMHALGIFHEQSRADRDRFVKIIWDNIIPAFKSNFEKQSLKNTTYSFEYDYNSIMHYGKNYFSIGKGKTTIETKMPGIKLGQRQALSKTDCLKINDLYKCLDNPKISKKYYNLCKTLGI from the exons ATGTCCCGtaactggtgctggtggtgtacCGTCGTGTGTGCCGTGGCGGTCGTCGGCACCGGTGTTCGCTGGGCCAGTGTGAGCGGGGCCGTCATTTTGCCCAAAATCCCGGACGTGCTAAACCCGCCCGTACCGGACGGGATCGATCTGGTGCAGCAGTCCGCCTTTCTCGAGAGCACCGAGCAGGATCCGGAAGTGACGCCCGGTCTGTTCCAGGGCGATATGGCGATGGACAACCGCATGTACCGGTACTGGCGCGTGGGCCTGAACTGGGACGTGTTTCCGGAGCGGGTGTGGCCGAACGGGACGGTACCGTACGCGATCAGCCCACTGTACGATGTGGACGATCAGGTCACGATCCTGCAGGCGATCCGTACGCTCAACTTCATGACGTGCGTCAACTTCGTGCCGTGGAATGGGAAGGACAAGGACTTTCTGCTGATCTGGCCGATCAAGTATCCGAAGGGGTGCTGGAGCTACGTCGGCAAGATCGGCGGTACGCAGATCGTGTCCCTGCAGCCGCCGGACGATCGCAGCCCGAACTGTCTCGGCAACGAGGGGCGCGCCATACACGAGCTGATGCACGCGCTCGGCATATTCCACGAGCAGTCACGTGCCGACCGGGATCGGTTTGTCAAGATTATCTGGGACAACATCATACCag CGTTTAAATCGAACTTCGAAAAGCAGTCGCTCAAAAACACCACCTACAGCTTCGAGTACGACTACAACAGCATCATGCACTACGGCAAGAACTACTTCAGCATCGGCAAGGGCAAAACGACGATCGAAACGAAGATGCCCGGCATTAAGCTCGGCCAGCGGCAGGCACTCAGCAAGACGGACTGTCTGAAGATCAACGATCTCTACAAGTGTTTGGATAATCctaaaattagcaaaaaatACTACAATCTGTGCAAAACCCTCGGCATTTAA
- the LOC11175667 gene encoding dual specificity protein kinase CLK2 isoform X3, which translates to MPRSKRRLHSRSGSRASVGGRYEEKRMKHTESGDCYKSARISNTSSSRRKRKRSEESHHQRSVGSTGGGHRKNRYREEKPSRRHEQQQPQPHRTSRKDRERERERERERDRERERERERERDRERERERERDREREQREHRPEVTKRHSPIKNDSHGHLIYQPGDVVHNRYKLLSTLGEGTFGRVVKAKDVEKEHTIALKIIRNVDKYRKTAKLEINVLEEIIAKDPAGRHLCILMLDWFDYHGHICIAFEMLGQSVYDFMKDNKYQPFPMEQVRHMSYQLCFAVNFLHSIKLTHTDLKPENILFVNSEYNTVVSRTTRKNRELRHVNCSDIRLIDFGNAIFDHEYHSTIVSTRHYRAPEVILELGWAQPCDVWSIGCIIYELYLGITLFQTHDNREHLAMMERILGPIPYHMAKKTPTRYFPHGKLDWDEKTSEARYVLQNCKPLMRSAMSDAPEHMQMFDLIAKMLEYDPKDRITLLEALDHPFFAKLPPHQRLHRYGSDKSMSSSSSVPPSSSREFSHSLSR; encoded by the coding sequence ATGCCACGCTCAAAACGCAGGCTTCATTCGAGGTCCGGGTCCAGGGCGTCTGTCGGCGGCCGGTACGAGGAGAAGCGTATGAAGCATACAGAATCCGGGGACTGCTATAAGAGTGCGCGGATATCAAACACAAGCTCGTCCCGTAGAAAACGGAAGCGCTCGGAAGAGTCTCACCACCAGCGCAGTGTCGGGTCCACCGGTGGCGGCCACAGGAAGAACAGATATCGGGAAGAGAAACCGTCGCGGCGccacgaacagcagcagccacagccaCATCGGACGTCCCGGAAAGACCGCGAGCGGGAGCGAGAGCGCGAGCGGGAACGCGATCGAGAGCGGGAACGAGAGCGCGAGCGGGAACGCGACCGGGAAAgggagcgagagcgagagcgcgATCGGGAGCGCGAGCAGCGGGAGCACCGGCCGGAAGTGACGAAACGGCACAGCCCCATCAAGAACGACTCCCACGGGCATTTGATATACCAACCTGGTGATGTAGTACATAATAGATACAAACTGTTATCTACCCTAGGTGAAGGTACGTTCGGGCGCGTCGTGAAGGCGAAGGACGTGGAGAAGGAGCACACGATCGCGCTGAAGATCATACGCAATGTGGACAAGTATCGCAAGACGGCCAAGCTGGAGATCAATGTGCTGGAGGAGATCATTGCCAAAGATCCGGCCGGCCGGCACCTGTGCATCCTGATGCTGGACTGGTTCGACTACCACGGGCACATCTGCATCGCGTTCGAGATGCTCGGCCAGAGCGTGTACGACTTCATGAAAGACAATAAGTACCAGCCATTCCCGATGGAGCAGGTCCGGCACATGTCCTACCAGCTGTGCTTTGCGGTCAACTTTCTGCACAGCATCAAGCTCACGCACACGGACCTGAAGCCGGAGAACATACTGTTCGTAAACTCCGAGTACAACACAGTCGTCAGCAGGACGACGCGGAAGAACCGCGAGCTGCGCCACGTCAACTGTAGCGACATTAGGTTGATCGATTTCGGCAACGCCATCTTCGATCACGAGTACCACAGCACGATCGTCTCGACGCGGCACTACCGGGCGCCGGAGGTGATACTCGAGCTAGGTTGGGCGCAGCCATGCGACGTGTGGTCGATTGGTTGCATCATCTACGAACTGTACCTGGGCATAACGCTGTTCCAAACGCACGACAACCGGGAACACCTCGCCATGATGGAGCGCATACTCGGCCCGATACCGTACCACATGGCGAAGAAAACGCCGACCCGATACTTCCCGCACGGCAAGCTCGACTGGGACGAGAAAACGTCCGAGGCGCGGTACGTGCTGCAGAACTGCAAGCCGCTGATGCGCAGCGCCATGTCCGATGCGCCAGAGCACATGCAGATGTTTGATCTGATCGCGAAGATGCTCGAGTACGATCCGAAGGATCGCATCACGCTGCTGGAGGCGCTCGACCATCCGTTCTTCGCGAAGCTACCCCCGCACCAGCGACTGCATCGATATGGCAGCGATAAAAGTatgtcctcttcttcttctgtgccGCCGAGCAGTTCGCGCGAGTTCTCGCACAGTCTGTCGCGATGA
- the LOC11175667 gene encoding dual specificity protein kinase CLK2 isoform X4, with translation MPRSKRRLHSRSGSRASVGGRYEEKRMKHTESGDCYKSARISNTSSSRRKRKRSEESHHQRSVGSTGGGHRKNRYREEKPSRRHEQQQPQPHRTSRKDRERERERERERDRERERERERERDRERERERERDREREQREHRPEVTKRHSPIKNDSHGHLIYQPGDVVHNRYKLLSTLGEGTFGRVVKAKDVEKEHTIALKIIRNVDKYRKTAKLEINVLEEIIAKDPAGRHLCILMLDWFDYHGHICIAFEMLGQSVYDFMKDNKYQPFPMEQVRHMSYQLCFAVNFLHSIKLTHTDLKPENILFVNSEYNTVVSRTTRKNRELRHVNCSDIRLIDFGNAIFDHEYHSTIVSTRHYRAPEVILELGWAQPCDVWSIGCIIYELYLGITLFQTHDNREHLAMMERILGPIPYHMAKKTPTRYFPHGKLDWDEKTSEARYVLQNCKPLMRSAMSDAPEHMQMFDLIAKMLEYDPKDRITLLEALDHPFFAKLPPHQRLHRYGSDKRLRDSSEKTTRRNRTTV, from the exons ATGCCACGCTCAAAACGCAGGCTTCATTCGAGGTCCGGGTCCAGGGCGTCTGTCGGCGGCCGGTACGAGGAGAAGCGTATGAAGCATACAGAATCCGGGGACTGCTATAAGAGTGCGCGGATATCAAACACAAGCTCGTCCCGTAGAAAACGGAAGCGCTCGGAAGAGTCTCACCACCAGCGCAGTGTCGGGTCCACCGGTGGCGGCCACAGGAAGAACAGATATCGGGAAGAGAAACCGTCGCGGCGccacgaacagcagcagccacagccaCATCGGACGTCCCGGAAAGACCGCGAGCGGGAGCGAGAGCGCGAGCGGGAACGCGATCGAGAGCGGGAACGAGAGCGCGAGCGGGAACGCGACCGGGAAAgggagcgagagcgagagcgcgATCGGGAGCGCGAGCAGCGGGAGCACCGGCCGGAAGTGACGAAACGGCACAGCCCCATCAAGAACGACTCCCACGGGCATTTGATATACCAACCTGGTGATGTAGTACATAATAGATACAAACTGTTATCTACCCTAGGTGAAGGTACGTTCGGGCGCGTCGTGAAGGCGAAGGACGTGGAGAAGGAGCACACGATCGCGCTGAAGATCATACGCAATGTGGACAAGTATCGCAAGACGGCCAAGCTGGAGATCAATGTGCTGGAGGAGATCATTGCCAAAGATCCGGCCGGCCGGCACCTGTGCATCCTGATGCTGGACTGGTTCGACTACCACGGGCACATCTGCATCGCGTTCGAGATGCTCGGCCAGAGCGTGTACGACTTCATGAAAGACAATAAGTACCAGCCATTCCCGATGGAGCAGGTCCGGCACATGTCCTACCAGCTGTGCTTTGCGGTCAACTTTCTGCACAGCATCAAGCTCACGCACACGGACCTGAAGCCGGAGAACATACTGTTCGTAAACTCCGAGTACAACACAGTCGTCAGCAGGACGACGCGGAAGAACCGCGAGCTGCGCCACGTCAACTGTAGCGACATTAGGTTGATCGATTTCGGCAACGCCATCTTCGATCACGAGTACCACAGCACGATCGTCTCGACGCGGCACTACCGGGCGCCGGAGGTGATACTCGAGCTAGGTTGGGCGCAGCCATGCGACGTGTGGTCGATTGGTTGCATCATCTACGAACTGTACCTGGGCATAACGCTGTTCCAAACGCACGACAACCGGGAACACCTCGCCATGATGGAGCGCATACTCGGCCCGATACCGTACCACATGGCGAAGAAAACGCCGACCCGATACTTCCCGCACGGCAAGCTCGACTGGGACGAGAAAACGTCCGAGGCGCGGTACGTGCTGCAGAACTGCAAGCCGCTGATGCGCAGCGCCATGTCCGATGCGCCAGAGCACATGCAGATGTTTGATCTGATCGCGAAGATGCTCGAGTACGATCCGAAGGATCGCATCACGCTGCTGGAGGCGCTCGACCATCCGTTCTTCGCGAAGCTACCCCCGCACCAGCGACTGCATCGATATGGCAGCGATAAAA GGCTCCGAGATTCGAGCGAGAAGACTACAAGAAGGAACCGTACCACGGTGTGA
- the LOC11175667 gene encoding uncharacterized protein LOC11175667 isoform X1, translated as MWGQVCRRSLMTVVRSFCSTSSAASFGSRLRIPEVIAVPTTRRQSYCDRSRTLLPSAVLASTSRFYSTPISKEGFEDDLDMAPRFEREDYKKEPYHGVKRTGTEFKRGTGTTGSRPGGGGYGGGGGGGGAGGYGGGGSRFGGGGAGGGGGGYRNKWADAGGMTKIDWSKMTLAPFKKDFYHENSIVRNRSQKEVDRYLAKHDITLIGKCPKPITEFDEIEIPDYVKREIDRQGYKSPTPIQAQGWPIALSGLNMVGVAKTGSGKTLAYMLPAIVHINHQKPDPSVRGPLVLVLAPTRELAQQIQQVATEFGSSSYIRNTCLFGGSSKGPQASDLRRGVEIVIATPGRLIDFLESGTTTLQRVTYLVLDEADRMLDMGFEPQIRKILDHVRPDRQILMWSATWPKEVQRLARDFLGDYVQINVGSLELSANHNITQHVRVIAEKDKNPELGKLLEELYHEGNPGKILIFTTTKRQCDRISMQIKRYGYDSVSMHGDKSQQERERALGRFRNSSSCILVATDVAARGLDVDGIKVVINYDYPQQTEDYVHRIGRTGRSNATGVAYTFFTMAERKQARELVNILQEAKQDIPSELLRWSQTASGSGGSTRRYGTFRGGNGGYGGGYGGGYGGGGYGGGYGGAKRPYESSSSSYSNGGGGGYGGASSSYDSRSTKHTRFDD; from the exons ATGTGGGGTCAGGTGTGTCGCCGGTCGCTAATGACTGTTGTTCGCTCATTTTGCAGTACATCATCAGCGGCCAGTTTCGGTAGTCGCTTGCGAATCCCGGAAGTCATCGCAGTACCTACAACCCGACGTCAGTCCTACTGCGACCGTTCCCGGACTCTTCTTCCTTCGGCAGTGTTAGCCAGTACCAGTCGATTTTATTCGACTCCCATCAGCAAGGAAGGTTTCGAGGACGATTTAGACAT GGCTCCGAGATTCGAGCGAGAAGACTACAAGAAGGAACCGTACCACGGTGTGAAGCGCACCGGGACCGAGTTCAAGCGCGGAACTGGAACGACCGGTTCGCgccccggtggtggtggttacggtggaggtggtggtggtggcggcgccGGCGGCTATGGAGGCGGCGGTAGTCGCttcggtggtggcggtgcaggaggcggcggcggcgggtaCCGCAATAAGTGGGCGGATGCCGGCGGGATGACCAAGATCGATTGGAGCAAGATGACGCTGGCCCCGTTCAAGAAAGATTTCTACCACGAGAACTCGATCGTGCGCAATCGCTCGCAGAAGGAGGTGGATCGCTACCTGGCCAAGCACGATATCACGCTGATCGGCAAGTGCCCGAAACCGATCACCGAGTTCGACGAGATCGAAATACCCGACTACGTCAAGCGGGAGATCGACCGGCAGGGGTACAAGAGCCCGACGCCGATCCAGGCGCAGGGCTGGCCGATCGCGCTCAGCGGCCTGAACATGGTCGGCGTCGCCAAGACCGGTTCGGGCAAAACGCTCGCCTACATGCTGCCCGCGATCGTGCACATCAATCACCAGAAGCCGGACCCGTCCGTGCGCGGACCGCTGGTGCTCGTGCTGGCCCCGACCCGCGAGCTGGCGCAGCAGATCCAGCAGGTCGCGACCGAGTTCGGCTCATCGTCGTACATTCGCAACACCTGCCTGTTCGGTGGCTCGAGCAAGGGACCGCAGGCGTCGGACCTGCGCCGCGGCGTCGAGATCGTGATCGCCACGCCCGGTCGGCTGATCGATTTCCTCGAGTCCGGCACCACGACCCTGCAGCGGGTAACGTACCTGGTGCTGGACGAGGCCGATCGCATGCTGGACATGGGCTTCGAGCCGCAGATCCGCAAGATCCTCGATCACGTCCGGCCGGATCGTCAGATTCTTATGTGGTCCGCCACCTGGCCCAAGGAGGTGCAGCGTCTGGCGCGTGACTTCCTCGGCGACTACGTGCAGATCAACGTCGGTTCGCTGGAGCTGTCGGCGAATCACAACATTACGCAGCACGTGCGCGTTATTGCCGAGAAGGACAAAAACCCAGA GCTGGGCAAACTGCTGGAGGAACTGTACCATGAAGGCAATCCGGGCAAAATTCTTatcttcaccaccaccaaacgccAGTGCGATCGGATAAGTATGCAAATCAAGCGCTACGGTTATGACTCGGTATCGATGCACGGCGACAAATCGCAACAGGAGCGCGAACGCGCCCTGGGCCGCTTCCGCAATTCCAGCTCCTGCATCCTGGTAGCAACAGATGTGGCCGCCCGTGGTTTGG ACGTGGACGGCATCAAGGTGGTCATCAACTATGACTATCCGCAGCAGACGGAAGATTACGTGCACCGTATCGGACGTACCGGGCGCTCGAACGCAACCGGCGTGGCGTACACCTTCTTCACGATGGCCGAGCGCAAGCAGGCGCGCGAGCTGGTCAACATCCTGCAGGAAGCCAAGCAGGATATACCGTCCGAGCTGTTGCGCTGGAGCCAGACGgccagcggcagcggcggtaGCACCCGGCGCTACGGAACCTTCCGCGGCGGCAACGGCGGCTACGGCGGTGGTTACGGTGGCGGATATGGCGGTGGTGGCTATGGCGGCGGTTATGGTGGCGCGAAGCGACCGTACgaaagcagtagcagcagctactcgaatggcggcggcggcggctatGGTGGCGCCAGCAGTAGTTACGATTCGCGATCCACCAAACACACCCGGTTCGACGATTAA
- the LOC11175521 gene encoding paramyosin — translation MSDSQQSPSANDGKQAGGGTYNDILENIRELIYKDKSTIMVKAVELQVRNVHQDQEIQLLMQTLQDAIQQKEQMKKDVHDQPVIESFMANIEAQNSATRKQLQEKVESINAHIKSSEMLRRQLKKESVTLRFAIDDLRKRIDEKEEEGKNIRDALAETAARAQQMSKQRSAVSAEMAKLREECQLKMAELRKIAASSEESAKKMQTEMTERSKEMEHCEVELAKTKQKVAEKMQAFEQLQTEKATLQQRCAELKKNYENKVDRMERCFLEEKTRKDGMFTELNNVNQCKVTELEQSIANRKSQSAQKQRCAGDLHATVLKLALQLEAASNRNKELKTELEKLKSGGLEANGAGKQEPPKNKPNLLAFGRPKTFVFSKNANPASDPAQSATSNTESSFHMDNDPSFLNSDTNLEGRK, via the exons ATGTCGGACAGTCAGCAATCGCCATCAGCCAACGACGGGAAACAAGCTGGTGGCGGTACGTACAACGATATCCTAGAAAACATTCGGGAACTGATATACAAAGACAAAAGCACCATCATGGTCAAAGCAGTGGAGCTGCAAGTGCGTAATGTACATCAGGATCAGGAAATACAGCTTCTGATGCAGACGCTGCAGGACGCGATACAGCAGAAGGAACAGATGAAGAAAGATGTACATGATCAGCCAGTGATCGAATCGTTCATGGCCAACAT AGAGGCTCAGAACAGTGCAACGCGAAAGCAGCTGCAGGAAAAGGTGGAGTCGATCAATGCTCACATCAAATCGAGCGAAATGCTACGCAGACAGCTGAAGAAGGAGAGCGTTACCTTACGGTTCGCTATCGATGACCTGCGGAAACGCATTGACGAGAAGGAGGAAGAAG GAAAAAACATTCGTGACGCGCTCGCGGAGACGGCCGCTCGGGCCCAGCAGATGAGTAAGCAACGATCGGCGGTATCGGCGGAGATGGCGAAACTGCGCGAAGAGTGTCAGTTAAAAATGGCCGAGCTGCGCAAGATAGCGGCCAGTTCCGAGGAAAGTgccaaaaaaatgcaaaccgaAATGACCGAAAGGAGCAAGGAAATGGAGCACTGCGAGGTGGAGCTAGCGAAGACCAAGCAAAAGGTTGCCGAAAAGATGCAAGCCTTCGAGCAGCTGCAAACGGAGAAGGCCACCTTGCAGCAACGCTGCGCCGAGCTGAAGAAAAACTACGAAAACAAAGTGGATCGCATGGAACGTTGCTTTCTAGAGGAAAAGACCCGAAAGGATGGCATGTTCACGGAGCTGAACAACGTGAACCAGTGTAAAGTGACCGAGCTCGAGCAAAGTATTGCCAACAGGAAGAGCCAATCCGCTCAGAAGCAACGTTGCGCCGGAGACCTGCATGCCACTGTATTGAAGCTGGCTCTACAGCTGGAGGCGGCAAGCAATCGCAACAAGGAACTGAAGACAGAACTGGAAAAGCTGAAATCAGGTGGGCTGGAGGCCAATGGTGCGGGAAAACAGGAACCTCCAAAGAACAAACCCAATCTTTTGGCCTTTGGGAGACCGAAGACGTTTGTGTTTTCGAAAAACGCCAATCCGGCTTCCGATCCGGCACAATCCGCTACTAGCAACACTGAG TCTTCTTTCCACATGGATAACGACCCGAGTTTTTTGAATAGCGACACTAACCTAGAAGGCCGTAAGTAA